From a region of the Dictyostelium discoideum AX4 chromosome 2 chromosome, whole genome shotgun sequence genome:
- a CDS encoding hypothetical protein (Similar to Homo sapiens (Human). mucin 2 (Intestinal mucin 2)) — MKLLLSILIVLILKSSNVNSYGESDSQGNPCSLERESHNLINLARMFPVQYKTSFMNGYSGLSSVLSSYSAVPPLYMDNLLNRMSKAHSFDMSLKNCFSHSDCNGTSIGQRFNKWSTEGTWAENIAAGNKDGISTNNQLICDSPSGNKVCTPDGSGQDGHRKNIMGEDYQILGVGYYYTSSSTYNTYWTQDFTSSSNLPTNPIYSGYHTFYPSATIPKFIAMVYSETQTISTMSIVFVGSIGSADSKLPMELTYGNPSYAAYTYTPSTYTVACQKYYFQGTTSNDSTIRYPDTGYLQVSKDTTCLGWSISSSVSLNVNLGLENPSQTEIAIKFETSTPKATYPPQRNWNWFWDYKLLSKNNNQQQQQQQQQQQQQEEEFQQDEEFYSSTSKLIVNSSVILIAIFIISLLF; from the coding sequence atgaaattattattatcaattttaattgtattaattttaaaaagttcaAATGTTAATTCATATGGTGAATCAGATTCTCAAGGTAATCCATGTTCACTTGAAAGAGAATCACATAATTTGATTAACTTGGCAAGAATGTTTCCAGTTCAATACAAGACATCATTTATGAATGGTTATTCTGGTTTATCATCAGTGTTAAGTTCATATTCAGCCGTTCCACCACTTTATAtggataatttattaaatcgtATGTCAAAAGCTCACTCATTTGATATGTCATTAAAGAATTGTTTTAGTCATAGTGATTGTAATGGTACATCAATTGGTCAAAGATTTAACAAGTGGTCTACTGAAGGTACATGGGCTGAAAATATTGCAGCTGGAAATAAAGATGGAATCAGcacaaataatcaattaatttgtGATTCACCAAGTGGAAATAAAGTATGTACACCAGATGGTAGTGGTCAAGATGGTCACAGAAAGAATATCATGGGTGaagattatcaaattttaggTGTTGGTTATTATTACACATCATCGTCAACCTATAATACTTATTGGACTCAAGATTTTACAAGTTCTTCAAATTTACCAACCAATCCAATTTATTCTGGTTATCATACTTTTTATCCATCTGCAACAATTCCAAAATTCATTGCTATGGTTTATAGTGAAACTCAAACCATTTCAACAATGTCAATTGTTTTTGTAGGTTCAATTGGTAGTGCTGATTCAAAGTTACCAATGGAATTAACCTATGGTAATCCATCATATGCCGCTTATACCTATACCCCATCGACCTATACCGTAGCATgtcaaaaatattatttccaAGGTACTACAAGCAATGATTCAACCATTAGATATCCAGATACTGGTTATCTTCAAGTTAGTAAAGATACAACATGTTTAGGATGGTCAATTAGCTCCTCTGTATCTTTAAATGTAAATCTAGGTTTAGAAAATCCAAGTCAAACTGAAATTgctattaaatttgaaactaGTACTCCAAAAGCAACATATCCACCACAAAGAAATTGGAATTGGTTTTGggattataaattattaagtaaaaataataatcaacaacaacaacaacaacaacaacaacaacaacaacaagaagaagaatttCAACAAGATGAAGAATTTTACAGTTCAACctcaaaattaattgtaaattcctctgttattttaattgctatcttcattattagtttattattttaa
- the spkA-2 gene encoding ARK family protein kinase, which translates to MSSTQQQQHQLFSAVEQNDVTKVKKLSSKKKISKSNLTSFDQYGQSALTIALKNNNEEMVELLLSLCVTLKADINTFDKNGFSALHQAVSSDDRILMRVLQYENINVDVQNDDLNTPIHYFCQKFRSPNCQEPFQLFIQKGVNVNAQNKNGETPLHKAIFNNSVRLMMVGLLLKNGANVNLATQFQESPLHYAVRLGREDLVSVLLKAGADVDCVGTKERKTPYQLAVEEGNKDMTARIKKYKDLFDWLQKHGFEQYKDAFLKEEMFLDELGEMSEDILNKMGITSTGTRLRILKETSNLANEQTKKPKTPELIIEEDPTPPDTPDISGLRHSLHTLRHVGEVNIINDNELEYTEKLGAGSSGKVYKGLYRGKEVAIKVLKSMTESKEIEEFKKEFQIMSAIRSKHVVHFYGAVLEPKLCMVMENCSRGSLYHVMDNNSLDIGWERTFRFAIETVRGIECLHKWDPPIVHRDLKSLNLLVNDKWEIKVCDFGLSRFNTGSNLETLVKMRGTFAYCAPEVYYGEQFSGKSDVYSIAVILWELVTRCINGRYERPFSEYKNLQHDFQIIIQTAKKNLRPTIPNACPESLVSLIQDCWDPNLENRPTCTDILSRLVTIENEYRSNIQTWNNLIVPLPKNQE; encoded by the exons atgtCATcaactcaacaacaacaacatcaattaTTTAGTGCAGTTGAACAAAATGATGTTACAAAAGTTAAGAAATTATcaagtaaaaaaaagattagtaAAAGTAATTTAACATCATTTGATCAATATGGACAATCAGCATTAACTATAGCattaaagaataataatgaagagaTGGTGGAACTCTTGTTGAGTTTATGTGTAACATTAAAGGCAGATATAAATACCTTTGACAAGAATGGATTTTCAGCATTACATCAAGCAGTGAGTAGTGATGATAGGATATTGATGAGGGTATTACAATATGAAAACATTAATGTAGATGTACAAAACGATGATTTAAACACACCAATTCACTACTTTTGCCAGAAATTTAGATCACCAAATTGTCAAGAACCATTTCAACTATTCATTCAAAAGGGTGTCAATGTGAATGCTCAAAATAAGAATGGTGAAACACCGTTACACAAGGCAATCTTTAACAATTCAGTACGTCTTATGATGGTTGGTCTCTTATTGAAAAATGGTGCCAACGTTAATTTGGCAACTCAATTTCAAGAATCACCACTTCACTATGCCGTACGTTTAGGTCGTGAGGATTTAGTGTCTGTACTTTTGAAGGCTGGTGCTGATGTTGATTGTGTTGGTACAAAAGAGAGAAAAACTCCTTATCAATTGGCCGTTGAAGAGGGTAACAAGGATATGACTGCTCGTATCAAAAAGTATAAAGATCTCTTTGATTGGTTACAAAAACATGGTTTCGAACAATACAAAGATGCTTTTTTAAAGGAAGAAATGTTTTTAGATGAATTGGGTGAAATGAGtgaagatattttaaataaaatgggTATTACTTCTACTGGTACAAGATtaagaattttaaaagaaacttCAAATTTAGCAA atgaacaaacaaaaaaaccaaaaacacCAGAACTTATAATAGAAGAAGATCCAACACCACCAGATACACCAGATATTAGTGGACTTAGACATTCATTACATACACTAAGACATGTTGGTGaagtaaatattattaatgataatgagtTGGAGTATACTGAGAAATTGGGTGCTGGTAGTTCTGGTAAAGTTTATAAAGGTTTATATAGAGGTAAAGAAGTTGCAATTAAagtattaaaatcaatgactgaatcaaaagaaattgaagaatttaaaaaagaattccaAATTATGAG tGCCATAAGATCGAAACATGTTGTACATTTTTATGGTGCAGTATTGGAACCAAAATTATGTATGGTAATGGAAAATTGTTCAAGAGGTAGTTTATATCATGTTAtggataataattcattggATATTGGATGGGAAAGAACATTTAGATTTGCAATTGAAACAGTTAGAGGTATTGAATGTTTACATAAATGGGATCCACCAATCGTTCATAGAGATTTAAAGagtttaaatttattggtAAATGATAAATGGGAAATAAAGGTTTGTGATTTTGGTTTAAGTCGTTTCAATACAGGATCAAATTTAGAAACATTGGTAAAAATGAGAGGTACCTTTGCTTATTGTGCTCCAGAAGTTTATTATGGTGAACAATTCTCTGGTAAATCTGATGTTTACTCAATCGCTGTTATCCTATGGGAATTGGTCACAAGATGTATAAATGGTAGATATGAAAGACCTTTTTCAGAATATAAg aatttacAACATGATttccaaattattattcaaacAGCAAAGAAAAACCTTAGACCAACAATACCAAATGCATGTCCAGAGTCATTGGTTTCATTGATTCAAGATTGCTGGGATCCAAATCTCGAAAATAGACCAACTTGTACCGATATTTTAAGTAGATTGGTTAccattgaaaatgaatataGAAGCAACATTCAAACTtggaataatttaattgttccACTTCCAAAGAATCAagaataa